One segment of Parcubacteria group bacterium DNA contains the following:
- a CDS encoding 3D domain-containing protein has protein sequence MDIISIIAALPLLVNVATVPVTEAKETVNTNTKIEVEEQKNISIKEEVKSEQEIKNDKVLAKWKEKQENMWKSLPKEKFTINASAYTAAADECGKSDGITASGIKVGEKRTLACPPSYPFGAKIKIEGVGTLICEDRGGAIKGNHFDIYVETKKEAFAFGRRNLLAEVVE, from the coding sequence ATGGATATCATTAGTATTATTGCGGCTTTGCCTTTGTTGGTAAACGTGGCGACTGTGCCTGTTACTGAGGCAAAGGAAACAGTAAATACTAATACAAAAATAGAAGTTGAAGAACAAAAAAACATTTCAATAAAAGAAGAAGTTAAAAGTGAGCAGGAAATTAAAAATGATAAAGTTCTTGCCAAATGGAAGGAAAAACAGGAAAATATGTGGAAAAGCCTTCCTAAAGAAAAATTCACCATTAATGCTTCTGCTTATACCGCCGCAGCTGATGAATGCGGAAAAAGTGATGGCATTACGGCTAGCGGAATCAAAGTTGGAGAAAAGCGAACATTGGCTTGCCCTCCAAGTTACCCGTTCGGTGCCAAAATTAAGATTGAAGGCGTTGGAACACTGATTTGTGAAGATCGTGGGGGAGCGATCAAGGGAAATCACTTCGACATTTATGTCGAAACCAAAAAAGAAGCTTTTGCTTTCGGTCGAAGAAACCTTTTAGCGGAAGTTGTGGAGTAA